The following coding sequences are from one Gossypium raimondii isolate GPD5lz chromosome 4, ASM2569854v1, whole genome shotgun sequence window:
- the LOC105780318 gene encoding two-component response regulator ARR8 codes for MGNMATQTRFHVLAVDDSLIDRKLIERLLKTSSYQVTAVDSGSKALEFLGLNGENEDEERNSSVESVSAADEDHQVGVNLIITDYCMPGMTGYDLLRKIKQSSSFKDIPVVIMSSENIPSRINRCLEDGAEEFFLKPVKLSDVNKLRPHLMKGITTKNEMQSNTNKRKGSEEIQSPDRTRPRYNELEVV; via the exons ATGGGAAATATGGCCACCCAGACTCGGTTTCATGTTCTTGCCGTTGATGATAGTCTCATTGATAGAAAACTTATTGAAAGGCTTCTCAAGACTTCCTCTTATCAAG TGACTGCAGTGGATTCTGGAAGCAAGGCTTTGGAGTTTCTGGGATTGAATGGTGAGAATGAAGATGAAGAAAGGAATTCGAGTGTCGAGTCAGTATCTGCTGCAGATGAGGATCATCAAGTGGGAGTGAATTTGATCATCACGGATTATTGTATGCCTGGAATGACGGGGTATGATCTCCTGAGGAAAATCAAACAATCTTCATCCTTTAAAGACATACCGGTTGTCATAATGTCATCTGAGAATATCCCAtcaagaatcaacagatgcTTGGAAGATGGAGCAGAGGAGTTCTTTTTGAAACCAGTTAAGTTATCGGATGTAAACAAGCTTAGGCCTCATCTCATGAAAGGAATTACAACCAAAAATGAAATGCAATCCAACACTAATAAAAGAAAGGGTAGTGAAGAAATTCAATCCCCTGATAGAACAAGACCAAGATACAATGAATTGGAAGTTGTCTGA
- the LOC105780317 gene encoding 60S ribosomal protein L7-1: protein MMAEEEGQSLPYVSEIVLKKRKIRDELAITRRTQLELGKYGAKKSKKQSDVSDIKRPEQLIKEFRDKELDLIRTKQRAKRPKSMIPTIKSKLLFIIRIQGKNDMHPKTRKILYNLRLRKVFSGVFVKATEGVIDMLQKVEPYVTYGYPNLKNVKELVYKKGYARIDKKAVPLTDNNIIEQTLGKYGIICIEDIIHEIANVGQHFKEVVLFMGPLMLSKPEDGLLRGKKQPYREGGDAGNREDEINDLISKMN from the exons ATGATGGCGGAAGAGGAAGGACAGTCATTGCCGTACGTATCAGAGATAGTattgaagaaaaggaaaataagagaTGAGTTAGCGATTACGAGGAGGACCCAGTTGGAGTTGGGTAAATACGGAGCCAAGAAGAGCAAGAAGCAATCCGATGTTTCTGACATCAAAAGACCTGAACAATTAATTAAAGAGTTCAGAGACAAG GAATTGGACCTGATCAGAACGAAACAAAGGGCAAAGAGGCCAAAATCAATGATACCAACGATAAAATCAAAGTTGCTTTTCATTATCCGTATACAAGG CAAAAATGACATGCATCCAAAAACTAGAAAGATCCTATACAACCTGAGATTGAGGAAAGTTTTCAGTGGAGTTTTTGTGAAGGCCACTGAGGGTGTCATAGACATGCTGCAGAAGGTGGAGCCGTATGTTACTTATGG ATACCCTAACCTTAAGAATGTGAAGGAGCTGGTTTACAAGAAGGGTTATGCAAGGATTGACAAGAAAGCAGTTCCTCTGACCGATAATAACATCATTGAACAG acATTGGGAAAGTATGGCATCATATGCATAGAAGATATCATACATGAAATTGCAAATGTTGGTCAACATTTCAAGGAGGTTGTTCTTTTTATGGGACCCTTAATGCTAAGCAAGCCAGAAGATGGATTACTCCGGGGAAAGAAACAGCCGTATAGAGAAGGGGGAGATGCCGGAAATCGTGAAGATGAAATCAACGACCTAATCagcaaaatgaattaa
- the LOC105779932 gene encoding F-box protein At3g54460, with product MPMDEKVPDHKLCGYLCAVLTLPPLSIASTTPFSGPCHLTTADDNGVCFRCQNGVVLSAIRNAAVSGPDNVKNSRKRGRKNIGMVNGSISVVNQIHALVAHKCLKIQARVLSVEESGEEARAVVLVDVYLPVDLWSGWQFPRSASVAGSLFRHISCDWKERNLMLTNGTEIGKDAHGNLRSIWSVFDCHVLGCKLHCNGVDPLKKRLFELHDIFKSLPSVTNNEMAHSSRVQPTDDILNSGIWDLTDDILIYVLAALGPKDLTRVAATCRHLRSLAALIMPCMKLKLFPHQQAAVEWMLRRERNADVLRHPLYMEFSTEDGFPFYVNSVVGSIVTGTAPTIRDFRGGMFCDEPGLGKTITSLSLILKTQGTVADPPDGVQIIWCTHNGNDKCGYYELRGDKITCNNMTSGKRTTSLNVLRGQSSLGKLCLMEDINYPLPKRHRLTSPGERSAEFDDSCSSGRIKSPSATHSEPVTWAVRSSRNLAHIRKNLLYAYDGLSGSCKGKTIETNMPIRNGSRHVYRGKPVDLSFGVLDGCMRAGKGNAGRAMCTETWVQCDSCYKWRKLVGSGLTDAKVAWFCSMNTDPARQSCTDPEEAWDNHESITYLPGFFTKGTAGGKEENVSFFMSVLKDHHDVINSKTKKALLWLAKLSPERLSEMETVGLSSPILGSGVAGDALGFHKIFQAFGLIKRAEKGISRWYYPRTLENLAFDLAALRLALCEPLNSVRLYLSRATLVVVPSNLVDHWKTQIQKHVRPGQLQLYVWIDHRKPPVHNLAWDYDIVITTFNRLSAEWGPRKRSALMQVHWFRVILDEGHTLGSSLNLTNKLQMAISLTASSRWLLTGTPTRNTPNSQLSHLQPLLKFLHEEAYGQNQKSWEAGILKPFEAKMEEGRSRLLQLLRRCMISARKIDLQNIPPCIKKVTFVNFTDEHARSYNELVVTVRRNILMADWNDPSHVESLLNPKQWKFRSTTIRNVRLSCCVAGQIKVTEAGEDIQETMDILVETGLDPLSEEYAFIKYNLLYGGNCQRCNEWCRLPIVTPCRHLLCLDCVGLDSKMCTLPGCGHLYEMQTPETLARPENPNPKWPVPKDLIELQPSYKQDDWNPDWQSTSSSKVAYLVERLKALQEVNKEVRCSMDEDDKAKHIDKFLCPSQRSDMGVPLLLNLSRLGNESCNMLPEKVLIFSQFLEHIHVIEQQLTFAGIKFAGMYSPMHSGNKMKSLAMFQYDDSCMALLMDGSAALGLDLSFVTHVFLMEPIWDRSMEEQVISRAHRMGATRPIHVETLAMRGTIEEQMMEFLQDADACRKFLKEESQRSGHDGSRPCRTLHDFAESNYLARLSFAHRNSVS from the exons ATGCCTATGGACGAAAAGGTACCCGATCACAAGCTCTGCGGTTACCTTTGTGCCGTCCTCACGCTTCCCCCTCTCTCCATTGCTTCAACCACCCCCTTCTCCGGTCCTTGCCACCTCACCACCGCCGACGACAACGGCGTTTGCTTCCGATGCCAAAACGGCGTTGTTCTTTCTGCGATTCGGAATGCCGCTGTTTCGGGTCCCGACAATGTCAAGAATTCCAGGAAGAGAGGGAGGAAGAATATTGGGATGGTGAATGGGAGCATTAGTGTAGTGAACCAGATTCATGCATTGGTGGCTCATAAGTGCCTGAAGATCCAGGCGCGGGTTTTGAGCGTGGAGGAAAGTGGGGAGGAGGCTAGGGCGGTGGTTCTGGTGGATGTTTATTTGCCGGTTGATTTGTGGTCCGGTTGGCAGTTTCCCCGTTCCGCTTCGGTTGCTGGTTCGTTGTTTAGGCATataag CTGTGATTGGAAGGAGAGAAATTTGATGCTCACTAATGGTACAGAGATTGGTAAAGATGCTCATGGAAATTTAAGAAGCATCTGGAGTGTTTTTGACTGTCATGTGCTAGGATGCAAGTTGCACTGCAATGGTGTTGACCCTTTGAAGAAAAGGCTATTTGAGCTTCATGACATTTTCAAGAGCTTACCTAGTGTAACAAATAATGAAATGGCTCATTCTTCTAGAGTACAACCAACTGATGACATTCTTAATTCTGGCATTTGGGACTTAACtgatgatattctgatctaTGTTTTAGCTGCACTTGGTCCGAAGGATCTTACCAGGGTAGCAGCAACATGTCGGCATCTAAGGTCTTTGGCTGCATTGATAATGCCATGCATGAAACTTAAACTTTTCCCTCATCAGCAGGCAGCTGTTGAATGGATGTTAAGACGTGAGCGGAATGCTGATGTTCTACGACATCCTTTGTACATGGAATTTTCAACAGAAGATGGGTTTCCTTTCTATGTTAATAGTGTTGTTGGCAGTATAGTTACTGGCACTGCTCCCACTATTAGAGATTTTCGTGGAGGGATGTTCTGTGATGAACCTGGCTTGGGAAAGACTATAACATCCCTGTCACTAATTCTGAAAACGCAAGGAACAGTGGCTGATCCACCAGATGGTGTTCAGATAATTTGGTGCACACACAATGGTAATGATAAATGTGGTTATTATGAGCTTAGAGGTGATAAGATCACCTGCAATAATATGACTTCAGGGAAAAGGACTACAAGTCTGAATGTTCTCAGGGGGCAATCATCTTTAGGAAAGCTTTGTCTCATGGAGGACATAAACTACCCTTTACCTAAACGGCACAGGTTGACGAGTCCAGGTGAGAGAAGTGCTGAATTTGATGATTCTTGTTCTAGTGGAAGAATAAAATCGCCATCAGCTACACACTCTGAGCCAGTAACCTGGGCAGTTCGATCCTCAAGGAATTTGGCTCACATCAGGAAAAATCTTCTGTATGCATATGATGGGCTGTCTGGTTCTTGTAAGGGAAAAACCATTGAGACGAACATGCCTATAAGGAATGGATCAAGACATGTTTATAGGGGAAAACCAGTTGATTTATCCTTCGGGGTCTTAGATGGCTGCATGAGAGCTGGGAAGGGCAATGCTGGTCGTGCAATGTGTACTGAAACTTGGGTTCAGTGCGATTCCTGTTACAAATGGAGGAAACTTGTAGGCTCAGGTTTAACTGATGCTAAGGTAGCATGGTTTTGTAGCATGAACACTGACCCTGCACGTCAGAGCTGTACTGATCCAGAAGAAGCATGGGATAATCATGAGTCTATAACATACTTACCCGGATTTTTCACCAAAGGAACAGCTGGAGGAAAGGAGGAAAATGTATCTTTTTTCATGAGTGTTCTCAAGGACCACCATGACGTGATAAATTCTAAAACAAAGAAAGCCTTACTTTGGTTAGCTAAACTTTCTCCAGAAAGGCTCTCTGAAATGGAGACAGTTGGTTTGTCAAGCCCAATATTAGGCAGTGGTGTTGCTGGAGATGCCCTTGGTTTCCATAAGATATTCCAAGCATTTGGTCTTATAAAGAGGGCAGAAAAGGGAATTAGCAGGTGGTATTATCCAAGGACTCTTGAGAACTTGGCATTTGATTTGGCTGCTCTCAGACTTGCTCTCTGTGAGCCATTAAATTCTGTGAGGTTATATTTGTCCAGAGCAACATTAGTTGTTGTTCCATCAAATCTAGTTGATCATTGGAAAACACAAATCCAGAAACATGTAAGGCCAGGTCAATTGCAGCTTTATGTCTGGATTGATCATAGAAAGCCTCCTGTTCACAATCTGGCTTGGGACTATGACATCGTTATCACTACATTTAACCGTTTAAGTGCAGAGTGGGGTCCCCGTAAGAGAAGTGCACTGATGCAAGTGCATTGGTTTAGGGTCATCTTAGATGAAGGGCACACCCTTGGCTCAAGTCTTAATTTAACCAACAAATTGCAAATGGCTATTTCATTGACCGCTTCTAGTCGTTGGTTATTGACAGGAACACCCACTCGTAACACACCCAATAGTCAACTGTCTCATCTTCAACCATTACTCAAGTTCCTTCATGAAGAAGCTTATGGTCAGAACCAAAAGTCATGGGAAGCTGGCATTCTTAAACCATTTGAAGCCAAGATGGAAGAGGGGCGGTCACGTTTACTGCAGTTGCTCCGTAGATGCATGATTAGTGCAAGAAAGATCGATTTGCAAAATATTCCTCCTTGCATTAAGAAGGTGACATTTGTCAATTTCACTGATGAGCATGCAAGAAGTTATAATGAATTGGTAGTTACAGTGCGGCGTAATATTCTAATGGCTGACTGGAATGATCCTTCTCATGTTGAAAGTTTATTAAATCCGAAGCAGTGGAAGTTTCGTAGTACAACAATTAGAAATGTCAGGTTGTCTTGTTGTGTGGCTGGGCAGATAAAAGTGACAGAAGCTGGTGAAGATATTCAAGAAACAATGGACATTTTAGTTGAAACTGGCCTGGATCCTCTTTCAGAAGAATAtgcttttattaaatataacctCCTTTATGGTGGTAATTGTCAGAG ATGCAATGAATGGTGCCGTCTACCAATTGTTACCCCATGTAGGCATCTTTTGTGCCTTGATTGTGTTGGTTTGGACAGTAAAATGTGTACTTTGCCTGGCTGTGGTCACTTATATGAGATGCAGACTCCTGAAACATTAGCGCGCCCGGAAAATCCAAATCCCAAGTGGCCTGTCCCAAAAGATCTTATCGAATTACAACCTTCATATAAACAG GATGACTGGAATCCTGATTGGCAATCAACCTCTAGCAGTAAAGTTGCTTATCTTGTGGAGAGGCTGAAGGCATTGCAGGAGGTTAATAAAGAGGTCCGTTGCTCTATGGATGAAGATGATAAAGCCAAGCACATAGATAAGTTTCTTTGTCCTTCACAGAGGAGTGATATGGGCGTGCCTTTGCTGCTGAATCTCTCTAGACTGGGCAATGAGTCATGCAATATGCTTCCAGAGAAAGTTCTAATATTTTCCCAATTTCTTGAGCATATACATGTTATTGAGCAGCAG CTTACTTTTGCTGGTATCAAGTTTGCCGGAATGTATAGTCCAATGCATTCTGGCAACAAG ATGAAGTCACTGGCCATGTTCCAGTATGATGATAGCTGCATGGCTCTCTTGATGGATGGGAGTGCTGCATTGGGTCTTGATTTAAGTTTTGTTACTCATGTATTTTTAATGGAGCCTATTTGGGACAGAAG CATGGAGGAACAAGTCATTAGTCGTGCCCATCGGATGGGTGCTACTCGTCCAATTCATGTGGAAACTTTAGCCATGCGTGGTACAATTGAAGAACAAATGATGGAATTCTTACAG GATGCTGATGCATGtaggaaatttttgaaagaagaGTCCCAGAGATCAGGCCATGACGGTTCACGACCTTGTCGAACACTACATGATTTTGCCGAGAGTAATTATTTGGCTCGACTTAGCTTTGCGCATAGAAATTCAGTATCCTAA